One window from the genome of Colletotrichum higginsianum IMI 349063 chromosome 12, whole genome shotgun sequence encodes:
- a CDS encoding PKS-NRPS hybrid yields MKVVSLYPVPQPPLHYYTWHTLALNLLFLFYLLTTFFALVFGPYCSQRRSPGGSLIRATYTKCKLDLKKPEDRLQYFETHGTGTPSGDPVEAEAIQRVFFPGDDTYPADGAGAVADPSTRSFLLHVRQQLQVRRHQYGHAIIESCGPDL; encoded by the coding sequence ATGAAAGTGGTTTCCCTGTACCCTGTCCCCCAGCCCCCATTACATTACTACACCTGGCATACGCTTGCGCTTAATTTACTTTTCCTTTTCTATCTGCTAACTACATTCTTTGCGCTTGTCTTTGGGCCTTACTGTTCCCAGCGCCGAAGCCCAGGCGGCTCTCTAATCAGGGCAACGTACACCAAATGCAAGTTGGATTTGAAAAAGCCAGAAGACAGGCTGCAGTATTTCGAGACCCATGGCACCGGCACGCCGTCAGGCGACCCCGTCGAGGCTGAAGCCATCCAGCGAGTCTTCTTTCCTGGGGACGACACCTATCCTGCCGATGGCGCTGGTGCTGTGGCCGACCCTTCTACTCGGTCTTTCTTGCTGCATGTCCGTCAACAGCTTCAGGTTCGGCGGCACCAATACGGAcacgccatcatcgagagCTGTGGCCCGGACCTGTGA